Proteins encoded within one genomic window of Cellulomonas xiejunii:
- a CDS encoding PP2C family protein-serine/threonine phosphatase, which translates to MTVPGVRLRSGVASDQAARETNEDTAWAADGLYLVADGMGGHEAGEVASRLAVEVVRELAGSTPTMDDVTRVVRDAHRRVRDLPAEGERRPGTTITGVVVTEHAGVPCWLVLNVGDSRTYRMVGGMLEQLTRDHSEVAELVEQGLVAVEDAARHPRRHVVTRVLGGGASRVDPDLRMFPVSHGDRMVVCSDGLTEALSDARVQAVLRTERHPRAAAERLVREALAADAQDNVTVVVVDAVTVHRESSASEPADMAR; encoded by the coding sequence ATGACCGTCCCCGGCGTGCGGCTGCGTTCCGGTGTCGCCAGCGACCAGGCGGCGCGCGAGACCAACGAGGACACGGCGTGGGCCGCGGACGGGCTGTACCTCGTCGCCGACGGCATGGGCGGTCACGAGGCCGGCGAGGTCGCGTCCCGCCTCGCGGTGGAGGTCGTCCGTGAGCTCGCGGGCTCCACCCCGACGATGGACGACGTGACGCGCGTCGTGCGCGACGCCCACCGCAGGGTCCGGGACCTCCCGGCCGAGGGGGAGCGGCGCCCCGGGACGACGATCACCGGTGTCGTCGTGACCGAGCACGCGGGTGTGCCCTGCTGGCTCGTGCTGAACGTCGGCGACTCGCGCACGTACCGCATGGTCGGGGGGATGCTCGAACAGCTCACCCGGGACCACTCCGAGGTGGCCGAGCTCGTCGAGCAGGGGCTGGTCGCGGTCGAGGACGCCGCACGGCACCCCCGCCGGCACGTCGTGACGCGCGTCCTGGGGGGCGGCGCCTCGCGCGTCGACCCCGACCTGCGGATGTTCCCGGTGAGCCACGGCGACCGCATGGTCGTGTGCTCCGACGGACTCACCGAGGCGCTGTCCGACGCTCGCGTCCAGGCCGTGCTGCGCACCGAACGGCACCCGCGTGCGGCGGCGGAGCGTCTGGTGCGCGAGGCGCTCGCCGCGGACGCCCAGGACAACGTGACGGTCGTCGTGGTGGACGCGGTCACCGTCCACCGGGAGTCGAGCGCGTCAGAGCCTGCCGACATGGCACGATGA
- a CDS encoding YajQ family cyclic di-GMP-binding protein: MASESSFDVVSKVDRQEVDNALNQAAKEIAQRYDFKGVGASISWSGESILMVANSPERVLAVLDVLQTKLIKRGISLKALDTGENEPQPSGKEYRLTGTLKEGLSTEIAKKLAKIVRDEGPKGVKTQIQGDELRVTAKSRDDLQTVIALLKGSDVDAALQFVNYR, translated from the coding sequence ATGGCGAGCGAGTCGTCGTTCGACGTCGTCAGCAAGGTCGACCGCCAGGAGGTCGACAACGCCCTGAACCAGGCCGCGAAGGAGATCGCGCAGCGCTACGACTTCAAGGGCGTGGGCGCGTCGATCAGCTGGAGCGGCGAGAGCATCCTCATGGTCGCGAACTCCCCCGAGCGCGTGCTCGCGGTGCTCGACGTCCTCCAGACCAAGCTCATCAAGCGCGGCATCTCCCTCAAGGCGCTCGACACCGGGGAGAACGAGCCCCAGCCCTCCGGCAAGGAGTACCGGCTGACGGGCACCCTCAAGGAGGGCCTGAGCACCGAGATCGCCAAGAAGCTGGCGAAGATCGTGCGCGACGAGGGACCCAAGGGCGTCAAGACCCAGATCCAGGGCGACGAGCTGCGGGTGACCGCCAAGAGCCGGGACGACCTGCAGACGGTCATCGCGCTGCTCAAGGGCTCGGACGTCGACGCGGCCCTGCAGTTCGTCAACTACCGGTAG
- a CDS encoding polyprenyl synthetase family protein: protein MTTALALPLHDAALAERLTGRLRLVEELLRDAVTYADPIAHDASRHLVDAGGKRLRPLLTLLTAELGDGERREVVDAAAVVELTHLATLYHDDVMDSAPLRRGAPSAHEVWGNSVAILTGDLLFARASSIVSGLGPEAVRIQAQTFERLCLGQLRETVGPRPDEDPVAHYLQVLSDKTASLIATSARFGAMFAGCGPDVVRTVTQFGETVGVAFQLADDVIDLTSDGTVTGKTPGTDLRERVPTMPALLLRARAADAPVGSTDRDVLELLDADLTDDADLAEAVAALREHEVVAVTRRRAVDLARQAVTELAPLPAGAAKDAMVAFADALVDRAS, encoded by the coding sequence GTGACGACCGCTCTCGCCCTTCCCCTGCACGACGCCGCGCTCGCCGAGCGCCTCACGGGGCGCCTCAGGCTCGTCGAGGAGCTCCTGCGTGACGCCGTGACGTACGCCGACCCGATCGCCCACGACGCGTCGCGTCACCTCGTCGACGCCGGGGGCAAGCGGCTGCGCCCGCTGCTCACGCTGCTCACGGCCGAGCTCGGTGACGGCGAGCGTCGAGAGGTCGTCGACGCGGCGGCCGTCGTCGAGCTCACCCACCTCGCGACGCTGTACCACGACGACGTCATGGACTCCGCCCCGCTGCGCCGCGGGGCGCCGTCGGCGCACGAGGTGTGGGGCAACTCCGTCGCGATCCTCACGGGCGACCTGCTGTTCGCCCGTGCCTCCTCCATCGTCTCGGGCCTCGGCCCGGAGGCCGTGCGGATCCAGGCGCAGACGTTCGAGCGGCTGTGCCTCGGTCAGCTCCGCGAGACCGTCGGCCCGCGCCCGGACGAGGACCCCGTCGCGCACTACCTGCAGGTGCTCTCGGACAAGACGGCGTCCCTCATCGCGACGTCGGCGCGGTTCGGTGCCATGTTCGCCGGCTGCGGGCCTGACGTGGTGCGCACGGTCACGCAGTTCGGGGAGACCGTGGGTGTCGCGTTCCAGCTCGCGGACGACGTGATCGACCTGACGTCGGACGGCACGGTCACGGGCAAGACGCCCGGCACCGACCTGCGGGAGCGGGTGCCCACGATGCCCGCGCTGCTGCTGCGCGCGCGCGCCGCGGACGCCCCCGTGGGCTCCACGGACCGGGACGTCCTGGAGCTGCTCGACGCCGACCTGACCGACGACGCGGACCTCGCGGAGGCGGTCGCGGCGCTCCGCGAGCACGAGGTCGTCGCCGTCACGCGTCGGCGGGCCGTCGATCTGGCGCGGCAGGCCGTGACGGAGCTGGCACCGCTGCCCGCGGGCGCCGCGAAGGACGCGATGGTCGCTTTCGCCGACGCGCTGGTCGACCGGGCCTCGTGA
- the rpmG gene encoding 50S ribosomal protein L33, giving the protein MASKSADVRPKITLACTECKERNYITKKNRRNTPDRLEMKKFCPRDNKHTVHRETR; this is encoded by the coding sequence ATGGCCAGCAAGAGCGCGGACGTCCGCCCCAAGATCACTCTCGCCTGCACGGAGTGCAAGGAGCGGAACTACATCACCAAGAAGAACCGTCGGAACACCCCCGACCGGCTCGAGATGAAGAAGTTCTGCCCGCGTGACAACAAGCACACGGTGCACCGCGAGACCCGCTGA
- a CDS encoding FAD-dependent oxidoreductase translates to MSTPTLRVAIVGAGPAGIYAADILSKTGLDVSIDLFERLPAPFGLVRYGVAPDHPRIKQIIVALHKVLERGDIRLLANVDYGTDLKLDDLRTFYDAVIFSTGSIRDAELPIPGIDLEGSYGAADFVSWYDGHPDVPRTWPLEATQVAVLGAGNVALDVARILAKHADDLLPTELPQNVYDILKANPVTDVHVFARRGPAQAKFSPLELRELGHVPDVDTIVYPEDFEFDEGSMAAIHSSNQTKQVVKTLTDWTLKEPEDLTASRRIHLHFLHKPVEVLGEDGHVVGLRTERTALNGDGNVTGTGQFHDWPVQAVYRAVGYFGSPLVDIPFDDVAGVIPNREGRVLDVDGDHLPGVYATGWIKRGPVGLIGHTKSDASETIRHLGEDVAAAGEAFYTATERDPQAVLDFLVQRGADTIEWSGWELLDAYERSLGEPQGRERVKVVPREHMVAVALGREVPQD, encoded by the coding sequence GTGAGCACCCCGACCCTGCGCGTCGCGATCGTCGGCGCCGGTCCGGCCGGCATCTACGCGGCCGACATCCTGTCGAAGACCGGTCTCGACGTCAGCATCGACCTGTTCGAGCGGCTCCCGGCACCGTTCGGCCTGGTGCGCTACGGCGTGGCCCCGGACCACCCGCGCATCAAGCAGATCATCGTCGCGCTGCACAAGGTCCTCGAGCGCGGCGACATCCGCCTCCTCGCGAACGTGGACTACGGCACCGACCTCAAGCTCGACGACCTGCGCACGTTCTACGACGCCGTGATCTTCTCGACCGGCTCGATCCGCGACGCGGAGCTGCCGATCCCGGGCATCGACCTCGAGGGGTCCTACGGCGCCGCGGACTTCGTGTCCTGGTACGACGGCCACCCCGACGTGCCGCGCACCTGGCCGCTGGAGGCGACGCAGGTCGCGGTGCTCGGCGCGGGCAACGTGGCGCTCGACGTGGCCCGCATCCTGGCCAAGCACGCCGACGACCTGCTGCCGACCGAGCTCCCGCAGAACGTCTACGACATCCTCAAGGCCAACCCCGTCACCGACGTGCACGTCTTCGCACGCCGCGGGCCGGCCCAGGCCAAGTTCTCGCCCCTGGAGCTGCGCGAGCTCGGCCACGTCCCGGACGTCGACACGATCGTCTACCCCGAGGACTTCGAGTTCGACGAGGGCTCGATGGCCGCGATCCACTCGAGCAACCAGACCAAGCAGGTCGTCAAGACCCTCACGGACTGGACCCTCAAGGAGCCCGAGGACCTGACGGCCTCGCGTCGCATCCACCTGCACTTCCTGCACAAGCCCGTCGAGGTCCTCGGCGAGGACGGCCACGTCGTCGGCCTGCGCACCGAGCGCACGGCGCTCAACGGCGACGGCAACGTCACCGGCACCGGGCAGTTCCACGACTGGCCGGTCCAGGCCGTCTACCGGGCGGTCGGGTACTTCGGCTCGCCCTTGGTCGACATCCCGTTCGACGACGTCGCGGGTGTGATCCCCAACCGCGAGGGGCGTGTCCTCGACGTGGACGGCGACCACCTGCCGGGCGTGTACGCGACCGGGTGGATCAAGCGGGGGCCCGTGGGGCTCATCGGTCACACCAAGTCCGACGCGTCGGAGACGATCCGGCACCTCGGTGAGGACGTCGCGGCTGCGGGTGAGGCCTTCTACACCGCGACGGAGCGTGACCCGCAGGCCGTGCTCGACTTCCTCGTGCAGCGCGGTGCGGACACCATCGAGTGGTCCGGCTGGGAGCTGCTCGACGCCTACGAGCGCTCCCTGGGCGAGCCCCAGGGGCGCGAGCGCGTCAAGGTCGTGCCGCGCGAGCACATGGTCGCGGTCGCGCTCGGACGCGAGGTCCCGCAGGACTGA
- a CDS encoding MaoC family dehydratase, with protein MSGEVRPAPADLTVGQEVARRTITVDRARLVRYAGASGDFNPIHWNERVATSVGLPGVIAHGMWTMGAAVTVVVDWVGDPGAVVDYQARFTRPVPVPDPGEASLEVVATVGSVDVDAGTARIDLTVTVEGVRVLGKAQAVVRLV; from the coding sequence GTGAGCGGCGAGGTCCGCCCCGCGCCGGCCGACCTCACGGTCGGCCAGGAGGTGGCCCGCCGCACGATCACCGTCGACCGTGCGCGGCTGGTGCGGTACGCCGGTGCGTCGGGCGACTTCAACCCCATCCACTGGAACGAGCGCGTGGCCACGTCGGTCGGCCTGCCGGGTGTGATCGCGCACGGCATGTGGACCATGGGCGCTGCCGTCACCGTGGTCGTGGACTGGGTCGGCGACCCCGGGGCCGTCGTCGACTACCAGGCGCGGTTCACGCGGCCCGTGCCCGTGCCGGACCCGGGGGAGGCGTCCCTGGAGGTCGTCGCCACGGTCGGCTCGGTCGACGTCGACGCCGGGACGGCGCGGATCGACCTGACGGTGACGGTCGAGGGCGTCCGCGTCCTGGGCAAGGCGCAGGCGGTCGTCCGGCTGGTCTGA
- a CDS encoding MaoC family dehydratase N-terminal domain-containing protein encodes MPVDTTFAGRVYPPGDVYVVASEKVREFAEATGATHPAHTDPDAARALGYPDVVAPPTFAVVIAQRTEAQYVEDPAAGVDFSRVVHADERFTHHRPICAGDRLRTALHVDAVTQRAGLSMITTRCEIADEDGAPVATVVSTLAVRPEDAA; translated from the coding sequence GTGCCGGTCGACACCACTTTCGCCGGGCGGGTCTACCCGCCCGGCGATGTGTATGTGGTCGCATCCGAGAAGGTGCGGGAGTTCGCCGAGGCGACGGGTGCCACGCACCCGGCCCACACGGACCCCGACGCCGCCCGCGCGCTGGGCTACCCGGACGTCGTCGCGCCGCCCACGTTCGCCGTGGTGATCGCCCAGCGGACCGAGGCCCAGTACGTCGAGGACCCCGCAGCGGGCGTCGACTTCAGCCGCGTCGTGCACGCCGACGAGCGCTTCACCCACCACCGGCCCATCTGCGCCGGTGACCGGCTGCGGACCGCGCTGCACGTCGACGCGGTGACGCAGCGCGCAGGCCTGTCGATGATCACCACCCGGTGCGAGATCGCCGACGAGGACGGGGCACCCGTCGCCACGGTCGTCTCCACGCTCGCCGTGCGGCCCGAGGACGCGGCGTGA
- a CDS encoding RDD family protein, with product MPLAPDAESCAVCGARVPLIARPAAGEDDATDADDAPPTAGLTGRRASAGRALPRADVGEPAAAPVATAPANVPRSASRRAASPPPGYAAPPAAGPAASFDGSAAARDVRRSVRATRSGPSRVADVPPSVGRRVLAYAIDVVAAAAAAGVGLLVASTSDGGLQLLPALLGLLVAVAQVVAEGVGGATLGARLLGLRTVDDRTGGVPGVGRAFVRQLVVGLGVLACLVGNWVVAASAAWDSGPRRRGWHDKASGTTVVRAAAQQAEARRPPRAAASGGSQDAARPWTPSVPSVPPTPTSAPVVDDFLLAPAPPTSSAAQPPVPAPPAPDLLPAAPAGSAPQPVAARPVSDLLPPPPQARRQGGDVLPAPAPAPAPAPVPVPAFDEDLAELEHTRVRDPESLRRRTGTLALHFDTGERVRVVGRGLVGRGPRAEDGEDILHVIVLNDAARSLSRVHAEFGPQAATADEDSAIWVADRGSTNGTVVIDPAGTARVLPPGTRALVGAGWTVRLGDREARVESD from the coding sequence ATGCCGCTCGCCCCCGACGCCGAGTCCTGCGCGGTCTGCGGGGCCAGGGTCCCGCTGATCGCGCGCCCCGCCGCGGGTGAGGACGACGCGACCGACGCCGACGACGCGCCGCCCACGGCCGGCCTGACGGGTCGACGGGCGTCAGCAGGCCGTGCGCTGCCGCGCGCGGACGTGGGGGAGCCGGCCGCCGCGCCGGTCGCGACCGCTCCCGCGAACGTGCCGCGGTCCGCGTCGCGGCGTGCCGCGAGCCCGCCGCCGGGGTACGCAGCGCCCCCGGCAGCAGGGCCGGCCGCGTCCTTCGACGGGAGCGCGGCAGCGCGCGACGTGCGCCGGTCGGTGCGGGCGACGCGGTCGGGGCCGTCCCGCGTGGCGGACGTCCCGCCGTCCGTCGGCAGGCGCGTCCTCGCGTACGCGATCGACGTGGTCGCAGCGGCCGCGGCGGCAGGGGTGGGCCTCCTCGTCGCCAGCACGTCGGACGGCGGTCTGCAGCTGTTGCCCGCTCTGCTGGGCCTTCTCGTGGCGGTCGCGCAGGTCGTCGCCGAGGGGGTCGGCGGGGCCACGCTCGGCGCGCGTCTGCTGGGACTGCGCACGGTCGACGACCGCACGGGTGGTGTCCCCGGTGTGGGACGCGCGTTCGTGCGGCAGCTCGTGGTGGGCCTGGGGGTGCTGGCGTGCCTGGTCGGCAACTGGGTGGTGGCCGCCTCCGCCGCGTGGGACTCCGGCCCGCGGCGCCGGGGGTGGCACGACAAGGCCTCGGGGACGACCGTCGTGCGGGCGGCCGCACAGCAGGCCGAGGCGCGTCGGCCCCCGCGTGCCGCCGCGTCCGGTGGGTCGCAGGACGCGGCACGGCCGTGGACACCGTCGGTGCCGTCGGTTCCCCCGACGCCGACGTCCGCACCCGTCGTCGACGACTTCCTCCTCGCTCCCGCGCCGCCCACCTCGTCGGCCGCGCAGCCGCCCGTCCCCGCGCCCCCCGCCCCTGACCTGCTCCCCGCGGCGCCCGCCGGGTCCGCCCCGCAGCCCGTCGCGGCGCGGCCCGTGTCGGACCTGCTGCCGCCGCCGCCGCAGGCACGCCGGCAGGGCGGTGACGTGCTCCCGGCCCCGGCCCCGGCCCCGGCCCCGGCCCCGGTCCCGGTCCCGGCGTTCGACGAGGACCTCGCCGAGCTCGAGCACACGCGCGTGCGCGACCCCGAGTCGCTGCGGCGTCGGACGGGCACGCTGGCGCTGCACTTCGACACGGGTGAGCGGGTCCGCGTCGTCGGACGGGGTCTGGTGGGCCGTGGCCCACGCGCCGAGGACGGCGAGGACATCCTGCACGTGATCGTGCTGAACGACGCCGCACGCTCCCTGTCCCGGGTCCACGCCGAGTTCGGGCCGCAGGCGGCCACGGCGGACGAGGACTCGGCGATCTGGGTCGCGGACCGCGGGTCCACGAACGGCACCGTCGTCATCGACCCCGCGGGGACGGCACGCGTGCTGCCGCCGGGGACCCGTGCCCTGGTCGGTGCCGGGTGGACGGTGCGTCTGGGCGACCGCGAGGCGCGCGTCGAGTCGGACTGA
- the rarD gene encoding EamA family transporter RarD yields MDAPAPGRRGGLAAGIAAYALWGALPLYFPLLTPSDPVEIIAHRVVWSLLFCLVLLQLTGGWSAFVTILRDRGLLLRLTVAALFLAVNWLVFVHGVTTGHVVDAALGYFINPLVTIALAVLVLKERLRAVQWVAVGSGAAAVVVLAVGYGRLPWIALVLAGSFGAYGLIKSRVGPRVAALPGLAAETAVLTPVAVVYLGWLHATGSGTFALDLHGLALAGTGVLTAVPLLLFNSAARRLPLTTVGLLQYLAPVLQLAIGVLVAGEQMPPARWWGFGLVWLALLVLTVDGLRHSRRASPGPAARAAP; encoded by the coding sequence GTGGACGCACCCGCACCCGGCCGTCGCGGCGGCCTCGCCGCCGGCATCGCCGCCTACGCGCTGTGGGGCGCGTTGCCCCTGTACTTCCCCCTGCTGACCCCTTCCGACCCGGTCGAGATCATCGCCCACCGCGTCGTGTGGTCCCTGCTGTTCTGCCTCGTCCTGCTGCAGCTCACGGGCGGCTGGAGCGCCTTCGTCACGATCCTGCGCGACCGCGGGCTGCTGCTGCGCCTCACGGTCGCCGCCCTGTTCCTCGCCGTCAACTGGCTCGTCTTCGTCCACGGCGTCACGACGGGGCACGTGGTCGACGCGGCGCTCGGCTACTTCATCAACCCGCTCGTCACGATCGCGCTGGCGGTGCTCGTCCTCAAGGAGCGGCTGCGCGCCGTCCAGTGGGTCGCGGTCGGCTCGGGCGCCGCCGCCGTCGTCGTCCTCGCGGTCGGCTACGGACGGCTGCCCTGGATCGCCCTGGTCCTGGCCGGCAGCTTCGGTGCCTACGGGCTCATCAAGAGCCGCGTCGGGCCCCGCGTCGCCGCCCTGCCCGGGCTGGCGGCCGAGACCGCCGTCCTGACCCCCGTCGCCGTGGTCTACCTCGGGTGGCTCCACGCGACGGGCAGCGGCACGTTCGCACTCGACCTCCACGGGCTGGCCCTCGCCGGCACAGGGGTGCTCACCGCCGTCCCGCTGCTGCTCTTCAACTCCGCGGCCCGCCGGCTCCCGCTGACGACCGTGGGGCTGCTGCAGTACCTCGCCCCCGTGCTCCAGCTCGCGATCGGCGTCCTCGTCGCCGGCGAGCAGATGCCCCCGGCCCGTTGGTGGGGCTTCGGCCTCGTGTGGCTCGCCCTCCTCGTGCTCACCGTCGACGGGCTGCGGCACTCGCGGCGCGCCTCGCCCGGCCCCGCGGCCCGCGCCGCGCCCTGA
- the htpX gene encoding zinc metalloprotease HtpX, protein MQHRHYNGLKTAALFGVMWAVLLGIGWVVGGPQYLWVFTALGLVMTGYSYWNSDKIAIRAMRARPVSEIEQPAMYRIVRELSTAARQPMPRLYVSPTMAPNAFATGRNPQNAAVCCTEGILGILDERELRGVLGHELMHVYNRDILTSSVAAAVAGVITSLAQFALFFGGGDRREGGNPIAALLMVVLAPVAATTIQLAISRTREFDADEDGARLTGDPLALASALRKLEAGTRARPLPQDRELVDVSHLMIANPFRGAGLARMFSTHPPMPERVARLEAMAGGGVTRW, encoded by the coding sequence ATGCAGCACAGGCACTACAACGGGCTGAAGACCGCGGCGTTGTTCGGCGTGATGTGGGCGGTCCTGCTCGGCATCGGCTGGGTCGTCGGGGGCCCGCAGTATCTGTGGGTGTTCACCGCCCTGGGCCTGGTGATGACGGGCTACAGCTACTGGAACTCGGACAAGATCGCGATCCGGGCGATGCGCGCCCGGCCGGTCAGCGAGATCGAGCAGCCGGCGATGTACCGCATCGTGCGCGAGCTCTCGACGGCGGCGCGGCAGCCCATGCCGCGGCTGTACGTGTCGCCCACGATGGCGCCCAACGCCTTCGCGACGGGACGCAACCCGCAGAACGCGGCGGTGTGCTGCACGGAAGGCATCCTGGGGATCCTCGACGAGCGTGAGCTGCGCGGTGTGCTGGGTCACGAGCTGATGCACGTCTACAACCGGGACATCCTCACGTCGTCCGTCGCGGCGGCGGTCGCGGGCGTGATCACGTCCCTCGCGCAGTTCGCGCTGTTCTTCGGCGGCGGTGACCGCCGCGAGGGCGGCAACCCGATCGCGGCCCTGCTGATGGTCGTCCTCGCGCCGGTGGCGGCGACGACGATCCAGCTCGCGATCTCACGGACGCGCGAGTTCGACGCGGACGAGGACGGTGCGCGCCTCACCGGCGACCCGCTCGCACTGGCGTCAGCCCTGCGCAAGCTCGAGGCGGGCACCCGCGCGCGGCCCCTGCCGCAGGACCGTGAGCTGGTCGACGTGTCGCACCTCATGATCGCGAACCCGTTCCGCGGTGCCGGCCTCGCGCGCATGTTCTCGACGCACCCGCCGATGCCCGAGCGGGTCGCGCGGCTCGAGGCGATGGCGGGTGGCGGGGTCACGCGCTGGTGA